A single window of Paraburkholderia youngii DNA harbors:
- the tnpA gene encoding IS66-like element accessory protein TnpA has translation MGTTLDTRNARSSNRKGRPNYTPEYRRQVAVAACEPGISVAKLAQAHGLNPNMVFKWRRQLRAGLFEGVAPSTAVLLPVALPDAPTGETAEPASLALEPVEPHRESVPAASGIEIELNGARVRVTGMVDPVQLRLVLRCLMPA, from the coding sequence ATGGGGACTACTTTGGACACACGGAATGCGCGATCATCGAACCGCAAGGGCCGACCGAATTACACACCAGAGTACCGACGGCAAGTTGCCGTCGCGGCGTGCGAGCCGGGTATTTCGGTGGCCAAGCTCGCGCAGGCGCACGGACTGAATCCGAATATGGTGTTCAAGTGGCGCCGGCAACTGCGGGCGGGCCTGTTTGAAGGGGTGGCGCCCAGCACAGCGGTGTTGCTGCCCGTAGCGTTACCCGATGCACCGACCGGCGAGACCGCAGAACCGGCGTCGCTCGCTCTAGAGCCTGTCGAGCCACATCGCGAGAGCGTACCGGCGGCGTCGGGCATCGAGATCGAACTGAACGGTGCCCGTGTACGCGTCACGGGCATGGTCGACCCCGTGCAGTTGCGCCTCGTGCTGCGCTGCCTGATGCCAGCATGA
- the tnpB gene encoding IS66 family insertion sequence element accessory protein TnpB, translating into MDGLAALVQSALGRDPFSGHIFLFRGRRGSLVT; encoded by the coding sequence ATGGATGGACTTGCCGCGCTGGTGCAGTCAGCACTCGGTCGTGATCCGTTCTCGGGGCACATCTTCCTGTTTCGCGGGCGTCGTGGGAGTCTCGTGACATAG